The region CGTTGGGTGGCTGTGCTTGTGTGGAACTGGccatttttctggggttttgcaCGTGGGCGTAACCTGCCTGAGTACTGAGCCCCTGTGTGGGCTGtcctgtgtatgtctgtgtgcgATGTCACATAACCTTTCCCTGCGGAAGGCTATGTGACAGACGTGGGCCCCAGCAGAGGTGGCTGGGCGAACACAAACCCATACTCACCCTCAGCCAGCTCCAGCTCACAATGGCTTGGTCTCCGCTTCAGCCGGCTGCTAGGGAAGATGCTGAAAGGTCCTGCTGGCCCAATGTAGAGGCTGTAAGGGGTCGTGGGTCACTAATGCCTTGTGGGTAAGGACCCTGACCCCGGATTCCCCCCAGGCCCCAGTCCCCCACTGACCTGTTGAGGAAGGGGTGAGGGTGGTAATGCAGGGCCAGGGGCGCTGGGGCGGTTCCCAGGGTGGAGAGTTGCAGCAGCGGGGGACGGAGGGTGCTTAGTTCCGTGGTGGCCATGGCTGCCCCTGGGGGCCTGGTGTGGCCCAGGCTGATCACTGGCACGCCAGGGGGCAGCCTGGGTGGCGAGGAGCCTCTGTGGCCCACCTCCTCCGCCTTTGGGGGCCCAGGGGAGGCAGGCTTTGGGGGCGgggcaggcactgggctgggggcACACACCATCTTGGCCTTCTCGGTCATGGTGGGGCCCACCTCTGCCTGGGCCTCGGGCGGGCACATGGACCCCGAGGGGGTGCTCACCtgtgggaggaaggaagccagCGGGGAGGGGGGAATCAGAAGCCACCCCCCACCCTTAGCCCAACAGAGCCCTCAAATGGGAGGAAGACTGGAGGGGGTGGCAGTTCAGTGGGCAAAGGCAGATGCAGGGTGGGCCCAGAAACTACCAGGACATGGGAGGGGGTCCAACACAAGGACAGGAGGTGCCCACTGAGGTGCTGGGCAGCACTGAGCTCAGCAATGCTGCTTCTGAGCTGTCTGTGACCCATGAGGCCTTAGTTGTAGAGCCCCTGAGCAAATTTCCCTTCTTCCAGAATCCCCTCTCGCCTGGAGCCTGGAGGGAAGGGCAAGGCAGGGAGCCCATGATGGACCCTTTGACCACAGGGTGCCCCTTAAACCCTCAGATCTGATCCCAAGACCCTTCATGGACACCATGGACCTTGGAATCCCTCCACGATTGACTGACCCTTCACTGATCACTGCTCCCTGGCTGACCATGTGGCCCTCAGCTATAACCCTGAGGCTCTTCCCATTGTCTCCATGTCAGACTCTGAAAGTCCTCCATAATCACTCCAGTGACCACGCCCCCACCCGCTGAAAATGTCCCCTGTGACCCCACTGCTGACATTGACTCCAGATGCTAACCCTACTGCCCAGCACAGTCATGCCCCAATCCTCCCTCTGGCTCTTgtgtcctccccacccctttgCACCCTGCTTCCATATCCCTGTTCACTCTTGGCCTCATGGCCTGGCGTGTCCCAGCAATGTCTGGGATTCCTGGCCCCTCTGCCCTGTCTTCCCTAGCTAGGCCTAGTCTCTCACTTAGTGGGCCCCCTagatgaatgaaggaaggaacgaatgaatgaatgtaggCGGGTCCGGGATCCCCCAATTTCAGGCCCACGCCACTCTTACCCCAGCACTGCTCCGGATGCCTGCTGATGGCCGTGACTCTGTCCTTCAGGTCCAGGATGTGGTTCCGACTTCAGGCAAGGCACCGCCGCGCGCTCGGGCCTCTGCGCTGCGTGCTGCTGGCGGCCGGAGGCCCTGTTTGGGCCGCAGCATCAGGCCGCCCCGCTTCCTTGGCTCCCAAGGGCCACCGCGGCGGCGGTGGCAACAGGGTAGGTCCCTCCAGGGAAAGTGAGCAGCTCCGGGCCGCCTGCCCTCTCCCCGCCCCTGGCGGCCGGGTTTCCTCCCTCTCACCCCTGGCGCAGCGGCCAGAGGATGCTGGGCCAGTGCAGATAAGGGCCTGGCTGCCTGGCCGTGCCTGATAAGGAGCCGGGCTGACCCCGGAGGAAACCAGCGGGCGGGGATCTCCTAGCGCGGGCCTCAAGTCCCCGCCCCCAGCCGGCACATGCAGGACTGACTGTCACCCCTCAAGGCCTCACCTTCCATCCCCCCAGGCACTGAAGGATCCCAGCCAGGGTGCACACCCCTAGGAGTGAGGTGCCCAGTTGCATGCAGAAGGGACACTGAGGCAGGGATGGATGCAGTGGTCCCTATGTCACTTGGGTCTGTCCTCCAGCTTTGAATACCCCTTGCTGTGTCCGTGctgatgggggtggaggagagctCTTTCCGGCCCTGCTGGGGCCTCGTGACCCAGGGGCCCCCTTCTCTCCTCACCCTGCCTGGTTCCTCTTTCTACAGAGTGCTTCCCCGCCTTTCTGCCAACCCCACCCTGGAGTGGGGCACTGACTGGAGGGCAGTTCTGACAGTTTGGCCTTGGGTGTCCAGCCTAGGCAGGTGTCTTGGGCGCCCCCCCCTCCCCGTGCACTATCCACACCACCTTTCCAGGCCCAGGAGGGTGAGGGGAAGTGCCGCAGCTGGGGGAGATTTCCTCCCATGCCAGAGCTGGCAGAACCTTCTAATAGGTGCCTCCCCAGCAGGTCCCCACAATCCTGGGCCTCCACGTCACAGGATCACATAGCCCCAACTCAGAGGTCCTTGGCCCTCATCCCACAGTGGGGTCCACTTCAGGGTGGACAGTGATAAAGNNNNNNNNNNNNNNNNNNNNNNNNNNNNNNNNNNNNNNNNNNNNNNNNNNNNNNNNNNNNNNNNNNNNNNNNNNNNNNNNNNNNNNNNNNNNNNNNNNNNNNNNNNNNNNNNNNNNNNNNNNNNNNNNNNNNNNNNNNNNNNNNNNNNNNNNNNNNNNNNNNNNNNNNNNNNNNNNNNNNNNNNNNNNNNNNNNNNNNNNCAGTGATAAAGAGGCATTGGGTAAATATCTTGGAATGGTGGTAAAGCTCAAGTTCCTGCTGGGCCTCACAAAGGGAGGGGTGCTGGGTACCACAACGTAAGCAGTGACACTGTCAGCATAACACTGGCCCTTATCCCCAGCAACCTCCCAGCAGGTCAGTCGTACTTTGCCCAGTGCATATCTGGGCGACTGCAGGAGCCCCAGGCAGGCCCTCAGCTGCCCCCCAGCACCGAACTATCGCCCCCCCACTCAGGAATCAGTTGAAGCCCAGGACCCCACAAGCAACCTTCCTACTGTCCCAGGGAAGCAAAAGTACAGTTCTAAACATACGAGTTAACTCTGGTATCCCTACAAGGTGGGTTCTGGAATTaggttcattttacagatggggatgAAGCAAGGTAAAGGGTGCTTGCAGGGTCCCACAGCTACCACGTGGCAGGGTGGGGATTCTGCCCCAGGCCTCTTCGTTAACGCTGCCACCCGCCCCTGCCCTGGGGGAAGGGGTTGCAGCAGGCTGCCGGGTGCCTCAGTGTGCGAGCCCGAGGGGCCGCAGGGCAGGAAGCACCTGGTCTGGAGCGGATGCATGAGGCGCCTGGTTCCGGTCCGGCTTCCGCCACCGGGGCCCTGGCGGGAACTGGGCCAGAGAAACCAGGCGGCGAggtggcggcggcgggggcgcgaGTCCATAAGCGGGCGCGGGGTCTAGAACACCAGCCTGCGCGCGTGCCTGCGTCCAGGAGGCGCGCCCAcgctgggagggtgggaggaaggggaagggggtaAAGGTCCCTGCGGGCGTGAGCGCACGGCTGCCGCCCCGTGGCCATCTCGGGAATGGCAGGCGCCAGCAAATGGGTGGCTAAGCACCTTGCAGGAAGACGATCAGCTCCCCACCTCTCCAATACAGACAGAACACTCCCGTCAGAAACAATGACAACACTTCATTCGGGCAGGGACAAACACAGCCCAGATGCACAGAGCTCCCCAAGGGAGTCAAAACAGATGGACAGAGGAACAGACCCCAGACAAGCAGCTGAAGAGATGGACAGAGCCCCTCCAGCAGATGGACAGACACACCACAGGCAGCCTCCCCATTCAGACAAATGACAGTCAGGGGAAGGTGAAAAGTCTTTATTGGCTCAGTCTTCGCCTGGAccagcagcagccccaggcccaaGGGGGTTCTGATCGGGGGCCTCTGGACAGTCAGTGGGGGTGGCTTCAGCAGTGGCCTTGGGTGTCAGGGGGCTATGCGAGTAGCAGCACTGCTCCCCACGCTGGCAGGTGCCCTGGTGGGAGTATGATGGGTGTGAATGAACCCTGGCCCGGAGCTCAGCAGCCtctgctgggttccctccctggaTGGGGAGCTCACTCCCACACACTTGCCTGGCCCCAgttctcccagccctgcctgcccatTGGCCCAGCCCTGTTGCCAGGAGGCGAACCCATGTGTGTTTcagtgggggctggggggcccCTCACCTCCTTGAACCTCTTGCAGGGAAATGTCTTGAGCTGGGCAGCCCGCTGGGCCAGGTCCTCCTCCGGCTCCTTTCGCTTATTCTGGAGCAGCTTGCGTCTCTCTTCCACAGCTTCGCCTGCCGCCTTGCCTCTGCGTAGGGAGACGAGTAGCGGAGGCTCCGTCTGGCCTCTGTGCCCactccccccagcccagccccgcccccatcccactCTCACTCACCGTGGCCGGGCGCGGGGCCGGGGACCCCAGTTGGCCTCGGGGTTGGCCTGGAAGCGCTTGAGTCCTCGCTGGCGGGAGCTGGGGTTGGCATCGTCCCGGATGGTGAAGTTGGCCTGCAGCCTAGGGAAATGAGGGTGGGGGCTGAAGGGCATCTACCAGGCAGGCGGGCACACACCGCCCAGGCCACCTGCCCACCTCAGTGCAGCTCAACGTACTTTGGGAAAACTGTGTCTGCAGACGTCAGGTTTctatcattcatttaataaacatttatcaagtgcctacgGTGTGCCTAAAGTCTGCTGCCAGTAAAGCTGACATTCTAATGCACAAGAGAGGCAAGCAATGGGGCAAATCAGAAATCAGCAAATTATAACGTGTGAGGGCATGAGATTAAGAGTTTTGGGGAAAAGAGCACGGTAGAGGGAATGGGGAGTCTGGGAGCCATGCAGAGGCCCTGAGGAGGGGCTGTGCCTGGTGAGTTTGGgtgaggaggccagtgtggagttgggtgggtgggtggtggacgaatgagggcagggaggtgaggggCAGATGGTGCAGGGCCTGCAGATAGAATTGTTTCTAGTGAGTCAGGTGGGAGCCAcggagggttctgagcagaggagggacggGATCTGACTTGTGCTCACAGGTGCCCTCTGGCCACTGCGGGGGGGAACAGAATGTGGGGGGAGGAGAGCTGGGGGACCAGGGTGAAGGCCACTGTACTGGTCCAGCTGAGCAGTACTGGGGCCAGAATAGGGTGAGggcagaaggggagggagagaagtggatggattctGGATCTCACTTGAAGAATGAGCGTGTGTCTGTGAGGAGAAGGGTCTGTGTCGTCTACTTCCCGTGCCTGCGGGCAGCCGTATACGTGCCATGCCCCTACCTGGGCTCCACACTGAGAATGCGGAATGCCGGACTGGTCTCCGACAGGCGCTCCCGTTTCACCGGACACTCCTTCTCCTGGGAGGCaaaggtcagaggtcagaggatGCTGGCACTGACCGTCCCCTGCCTTCCCAATTCCATCTGGTCAGGCCTGGCCTCACCCAGCAGCGCATGATGTCCCAGAGGACCGAGGAGGGGGCGTCCGTCTTCACGGCATTCTTACAGGCATGGGAGAGGGAGACCCGGAAGCCAGCATGGAGGAGGGCAGACCTGGGGACCGGGAGGGAttgtgagg is a window of Globicephala melas chromosome 3, mGloMel1.2, whole genome shotgun sequence DNA encoding:
- the LYL1 gene encoding protein lyl-1 — its product is MCPPEAQAEVGPTMTEKAKMVCAPSPVPAPPPKPASPGPPKAEEVGHRGSSPPRLPPGVPVISLGHTRPPGAAMATTELSTLRPPLLQLSTLGTAPAPLALHYHPHPFLNSLYIGPAGPFSIFPSSRLKRRPSHCELELAEGHQPQKVARRVFTNSRERWRQQNVNGAFAELRKLLPTHPPDRKLSKNEVLRLAMKYIGFLVRLLRDQAAALAAGSAPPGPRKRPAHRALDDGARRGPCRKAEVVARPQPAPPGGPDGSPGGAGRPIKTEKAAVSPEVR